The following are encoded together in the Candidatus Effluviviaceae Genus I sp. genome:
- a CDS encoding DUF2007 domain-containing protein, whose product MSEQVRDRGADLRVVYTAGGEMEAQAIRSMLEAAGIPVELRMEPATRLYAVTVDGLGAVGIAVPADRLDEARTLIETPAAPLDDGGD is encoded by the coding sequence ATGTCGGAGCAAGTGAGGGACCGCGGCGCGGATCTCCGCGTCGTGTACACGGCCGGCGGCGAGATGGAGGCGCAGGCGATCAGGTCGATGCTCGAGGCCGCCGGCATCCCGGTCGAGCTTCGCATGGAACCCGCCACCAGGCTGTACGCCGTCACCGTCGACGGACTCGGAGCCGTCGGCATCGCCGTGCCGGCGGACCGCCTCGACGAGGCGCGGACGCTGATCGAAACGCCCGCCGCGCCGCTCGACGACGGCGGCGACTGA